In Numidum massiliense, a single genomic region encodes these proteins:
- a CDS encoding transglycosylase domain-containing protein — protein sequence MNAMTNEQTRRRTIERTKEHTKKRTKNRQRRPRRLLAIAIAAVLVALVAMPALGVIGNVLIDDQKLLELERPVFQQQSDSQAFVHYSDMPDYLWQAFIAIEDHRFERHNGVDLQALARALVADVAAGSKAEGGSTITMQLARNVFLSHDKSFSRKLKEIAIAIHLEQRYTKQQLLEMYLNRIYFGHGQYGIEAAANMYFGKTVRAGSADRATITLNEAALLAALPKAPEIYSPRNNFAKAIERRNLVLQRMVDVGFITNAEKEAAMSEDVTVLPAE from the coding sequence ATGAACGCTATGACAAACGAACAAACGCGTCGTCGAACGATCGAACGGACGAAAGAACACACGAAGAAACGCACGAAAAATAGGCAACGCCGTCCGCGGCGTCTGCTCGCAATCGCCATTGCCGCCGTACTCGTCGCGTTAGTTGCCATGCCTGCGCTCGGGGTCATAGGAAATGTACTCATTGACGATCAAAAACTGTTAGAACTCGAACGTCCTGTCTTTCAACAACAAAGCGACTCGCAGGCATTCGTCCATTATAGCGATATGCCCGACTATTTGTGGCAAGCGTTTATCGCGATCGAAGACCACCGCTTCGAACGCCACAACGGTGTCGATCTGCAGGCACTCGCGCGAGCGCTAGTCGCTGACGTCGCCGCGGGAAGTAAAGCTGAGGGCGGCAGCACCATCACGATGCAACTGGCGCGCAACGTCTTTTTGTCGCACGACAAAAGTTTCAGCCGCAAGCTAAAAGAAATCGCGATCGCAATCCATTTAGAACAACGGTACACGAAACAACAACTATTAGAAATGTACCTTAACCGCATCTACTTTGGTCACGGGCAGTACGGCATCGAAGCAGCGGCTAATATGTATTTCGGCAAAACCGTCCGCGCCGGAAGCGCAGACAGAGCGACTATTACTTTGAACGAAGCGGCCCTACTTGCCGCCCTGCCGAAAGCGCCGGAAATATATTCGCCAAGGAATAACTTTGCGAAGGCGATCGAGCGCCGCAATCTCGTCTTGCAACGCATGGTCGATGTCGGGTTTATTACGAACGCCGAGAAGGAAGCTGCCATGAGTGAAGACGTCACCGTATTACCAGCAGAATGA
- a CDS encoding CAP domain-containing protein, which yields MKKTLVMFTVFALLLTFNAGAALAFEKPVDGNCTVIYGQVTYGGNPYGQTGDWNHSIGQRDVEKWLNDLADRFIRDQGKQPAQPAKQAPAADKPVNQPSKQQPKPTEPKQSTKSDQTGMTTAEQQMLDLVNKERQKNGLKALKANNELVKVARVKAKDMIDKNYFDHQSPTYGSPSQMLDKFGISYRLMGENLAGHQSVEGAHNGLMNSPGHRTNILKADFTEIGIGIVDGGPYGKMFVQLFKG from the coding sequence ATGAAGAAAACACTCGTTATGTTCACAGTATTCGCCCTGTTACTCACCTTTAACGCCGGGGCGGCACTCGCTTTTGAAAAACCTGTTGACGGCAACTGCACCGTCATATACGGCCAAGTTACATATGGGGGGAACCCGTATGGGCAAACTGGCGATTGGAACCATTCGATTGGACAGCGAGATGTTGAAAAGTGGCTGAACGATCTTGCGGATCGCTTTATACGAGACCAAGGCAAGCAACCAGCTCAACCAGCCAAACAAGCACCGGCCGCAGACAAACCAGTCAATCAGCCTTCAAAACAACAACCGAAGCCAACCGAACCGAAACAATCGACCAAGTCAGACCAAACGGGGATGACCACAGCTGAGCAGCAAATGCTCGATCTCGTAAACAAAGAACGGCAAAAAAACGGGCTGAAAGCCTTAAAAGCGAATAACGAACTCGTTAAAGTTGCCCGCGTTAAAGCGAAAGACATGATCGATAAAAACTACTTCGATCACCAATCTCCGACCTACGGTTCGCCGTCGCAAATGCTCGACAAATTCGGCATCTCCTACCGCCTCATGGGTGAAAACTTGGCCGGTCACCAGTCGGTCGAAGGTGCCCACAACGGCTTAATGAATTCGCCGGGCCACCGCACCAACATCCTCAAAGCTGATTTCACGGAAATCGGTATCGGCATTGTCGACGGGGGACCGTACGGTAAAATGTTCGTCCAACTGTTCAAAGGTTAA
- a CDS encoding aldehyde dehydrogenase family protein yields the protein MEKLQVINPATGETIGEIPATPLEETDEIMRRARKAFTNWQTQPLATRLHVLRRLRHYLIDHLDEAIALIAEDTGKPKVEAITADILTVVDMIRYLEKNATKSLRTRKVKTPLTLIGKKSYVTYQPRGVVLVISPWNYPFQLAMIPVLNALAAGNSVILKPSEVTPRVGEWMAHLFRACRFPDDVVQVAHGGGALGAELVAAGPDYIFFTGSVATGKRIQQEAAKRLIPTTLELGGKDPMIVFRDAPIERAVQGAIWGAFTHSGQVCMSVERLYVERPLYVDFLHALKAELDRLRQADDADSDLGAMTSPSQRHIVHTHIRDAISKGATVAWGSEPEQWPERRGLQLPPTVLTDVTEEMDIAHEETFGPVLSVLPFDDEAEAIQLANDSSFGLNASVWSRDLSKAKRVAAALVSGNVVINDVIVSVANPYLPFGGSKESGIGRYHADVGLKAFCHEKSLLVDPGKKKTEVNWFPYRGKLPLFRTLVASLYGKKRSPLRFVSSYLQLLKRANKR from the coding sequence TTGGAGAAGTTACAGGTGATCAACCCGGCTACGGGAGAAACGATCGGCGAAATACCGGCCACGCCTCTAGAAGAAACGGACGAGATCATGCGGCGGGCGCGAAAAGCCTTTACTAACTGGCAGACGCAGCCACTCGCCACCCGCCTGCACGTGTTGCGAAGACTGCGGCATTATCTCATCGATCACCTCGACGAAGCGATCGCCCTCATTGCCGAAGATACCGGAAAACCGAAAGTCGAGGCCATCACCGCCGACATTTTGACCGTCGTCGATATGATTCGTTATTTAGAGAAAAACGCGACGAAATCGCTACGCACGAGAAAAGTAAAAACGCCTCTGACACTCATCGGCAAAAAATCTTACGTCACCTATCAACCGCGCGGCGTCGTTCTCGTCATCTCCCCTTGGAACTATCCGTTTCAACTGGCGATGATCCCAGTACTAAACGCACTTGCCGCAGGCAACAGCGTCATCCTCAAGCCGTCAGAAGTAACGCCCCGCGTCGGCGAATGGATGGCACACCTGTTTCGCGCCTGCCGCTTCCCCGACGACGTCGTCCAAGTCGCCCACGGCGGCGGTGCACTAGGCGCTGAACTCGTCGCCGCCGGACCCGACTACATCTTTTTCACTGGTTCGGTGGCAACGGGTAAACGCATCCAGCAAGAAGCAGCTAAACGGCTCATCCCGACGACACTCGAACTCGGGGGCAAAGACCCGATGATCGTCTTTCGCGATGCGCCTATAGAGCGCGCCGTACAAGGGGCTATATGGGGAGCGTTTACACATAGTGGCCAAGTGTGCATGTCCGTCGAGCGCTTGTACGTCGAGCGGCCGCTGTACGTCGATTTTTTGCACGCTTTGAAGGCGGAGCTCGACCGCTTGCGGCAAGCGGACGACGCAGACAGCGATCTCGGCGCCATGACCTCCCCTAGCCAACGACACATCGTACACACCCACATCCGCGACGCGATTAGTAAGGGAGCTACCGTCGCTTGGGGGAGCGAACCGGAACAGTGGCCCGAACGGCGAGGCTTGCAACTGCCGCCGACCGTTTTAACGGACGTGACGGAAGAAATGGACATCGCGCACGAAGAGACGTTCGGCCCGGTGCTGTCCGTCTTGCCGTTTGACGACGAAGCGGAAGCGATTCAGTTGGCAAACGATTCCTCGTTCGGACTGAATGCTAGCGTATGGAGCCGCGACTTGAGCAAAGCGAAGCGCGTCGCCGCCGCCCTCGTCTCCGGCAACGTCGTCATTAACGACGTCATCGTTTCTGTAGCCAACCCGTACTTGCCGTTCGGGGGCAGCAAGGAAAGCGGCATCGGCCGTTACCACGCCGATGTCGGCCTGAAGGCGTTTTGCCATGAAAAATCGCTCCTCGTCGATCCGGGCAAGAAAAAAACGGAGGTCAACTGGTTTCCATACCGCGGGAAACTGCCGCTGTTTCGCACCCTCGTCGCGAGCTTATACGGCAAAAAACGGAGCCCGCTCCGCTTCGTCAGCTCATACTTGCAGCTTCTTAAGCGCGCGAACAAACGCTAG
- the ytxJ gene encoding bacillithiol system redox-active protein YtxJ: protein MAEWKEIVTVADWEEVVGRSHEAPLFVFKHSTQCPISAGAYQEAEAYLQNDPREDATYVLVKVIESRPVSNQVAEDLDVKHESPQAFVVKNKKEVWHASHRAITEQAIREALG, encoded by the coding sequence GTGGCAGAATGGAAAGAAATCGTTACAGTTGCCGATTGGGAAGAAGTTGTGGGACGTTCGCACGAAGCGCCGTTGTTCGTGTTCAAGCATAGTACACAATGTCCGATTAGTGCGGGTGCTTATCAAGAGGCAGAGGCGTACTTGCAAAACGATCCGCGCGAGGACGCAACGTACGTACTCGTCAAAGTGATCGAATCCCGACCGGTTTCGAATCAGGTTGCTGAAGATTTAGATGTCAAGCACGAGTCGCCGCAAGCGTTCGTCGTCAAAAATAAAAAAGAAGTATGGCATGCCTCGCATCGCGCCATAACAGAACAAGCGATTCGCGAAGCTCTCGGCTAA
- the trhO gene encoding oxygen-dependent tRNA uridine(34) hydroxylase TrhO, which translates to MCTKNPYRVLLYYKYVPIDNTETFKEEHRTLCEQLGLRGRIIVAAEGINGTVSGTKAQTDAYVKALHADPRFADMPFKIDEATEHAFPKLKVKVKREIVNLNLSDDIDPNILSGKRLSPEQFYEALQDDDCIVIDGRNDYEYDIGHFRGAIRPNVKTFREFPDWIRENLQPYKHKKVLTYCTGGIRCEKLSGLLLREGFTDVSQLDGGIVTYGKHPEVQGKRYDGKCYVFDNRISVPVNQTEDVVVGKCYHCGKPEDRYVNCANPECHLQHICCDACERKYRRSCSDACRAHPRNRYELETSGHAHS; encoded by the coding sequence ATGTGTACAAAAAACCCGTACAGAGTCCTGTTATATTATAAATACGTGCCGATCGACAACACAGAAACGTTTAAAGAGGAGCATCGCACCCTTTGCGAACAACTCGGCTTGCGCGGTCGCATCATCGTCGCCGCAGAAGGGATTAACGGCACCGTCTCGGGAACGAAGGCGCAGACAGACGCCTACGTCAAAGCGTTGCACGCCGACCCGCGCTTCGCCGACATGCCGTTTAAAATTGACGAAGCGACTGAGCACGCCTTTCCTAAGTTAAAGGTCAAAGTGAAACGCGAAATCGTCAACTTAAACTTAAGCGACGATATCGATCCAAACATCCTTTCCGGAAAGCGGTTATCGCCCGAGCAATTTTATGAAGCGCTGCAGGACGACGATTGTATCGTCATCGACGGGCGCAACGACTACGAGTACGACATCGGCCACTTCCGCGGCGCCATTCGCCCCAATGTGAAGACGTTTCGCGAATTCCCAGACTGGATTCGCGAAAACTTGCAACCGTACAAACATAAAAAAGTGCTCACTTACTGCACCGGCGGCATCCGCTGCGAGAAGTTATCCGGGCTGCTTTTGCGCGAAGGGTTTACTGACGTCTCGCAACTTGACGGCGGAATCGTCACATACGGGAAACACCCGGAGGTTCAAGGTAAACGATACGACGGAAAATGCTACGTGTTTGACAATCGCATTTCTGTTCCCGTCAACCAAACGGAGGATGTCGTTGTCGGTAAATGCTACCACTGCGGTAAACCGGAAGATCGTTACGTTAACTGCGCCAATCCGGAATGCCACTTGCAACACATTTGCTGTGACGCGTGTGAACGAAAGTATAGACGGTCGTGTTCTGACGCCTGCCGCGCGCACCCGCGCAACCGCTATGAACTAGAAACGTCTGGCCACGCACACTCGTAA
- the spoVAE gene encoding stage V sporulation protein AE, protein MTFVWAFVVGGLICVIGQLMLDVLKITPAHMTSTLVVIGAILGGLGLYEPLADFAGAGASVPITSFGNSLVRGALAEAERHGPIGVITGIFEVTSAGISAAIIFSFFAALVFKPKG, encoded by the coding sequence ATGACTTTTGTGTGGGCATTCGTCGTCGGTGGGTTAATTTGTGTCATTGGACAATTAATGTTAGATGTGTTAAAAATTACCCCCGCACACATGACGAGTACGCTCGTCGTCATCGGCGCTATATTGGGTGGGCTCGGGTTGTACGAGCCGTTGGCCGATTTCGCTGGTGCCGGTGCAAGCGTACCAATTACGAGTTTCGGTAACTCCCTCGTGCGCGGGGCGTTGGCCGAGGCAGAACGCCACGGACCGATCGGGGTCATTACTGGTATTTTTGAAGTGACGAGTGCTGGTATTTCCGCGGCAATCATTTTTAGTTTTTTTGCCGCGCTCGTATTTAAGCCAAAAGGGTAG
- the spoVAC gene encoding stage V sporulation protein AC has protein sequence MIGTRSKGTKEQQQEEQRQYAAFVKKWEVGRPVGRNCVRAFFVGGGVCLFGQVLHYMYMRYFDFTEKDAGDPTVATLIFIAVLLTGLGQYSSLGQWAGAGAGVPVTGFANATAAAALEHRTEGLVLGVGGNMFKLTGSVIVFGVVAAFLMAMIKIILQSLGLVS, from the coding sequence ATGATTGGCACGCGCAGCAAAGGAACGAAAGAACAGCAACAAGAAGAACAGCGACAATACGCAGCATTTGTAAAAAAGTGGGAAGTTGGACGTCCTGTCGGCCGCAACTGTGTGCGCGCTTTTTTCGTCGGCGGGGGAGTTTGTCTGTTTGGACAAGTCCTCCATTACATGTATATGCGTTACTTTGATTTTACGGAAAAGGACGCCGGTGACCCGACGGTAGCGACACTCATCTTTATCGCGGTGTTGTTGACAGGTTTAGGTCAGTACAGTTCGCTCGGGCAATGGGCCGGAGCAGGCGCCGGGGTGCCTGTCACCGGTTTTGCTAATGCGACAGCTGCTGCGGCGCTCGAACACCGCACGGAAGGGCTTGTACTCGGGGTAGGGGGCAATATGTTTAAGTTGACTGGATCGGTCATCGTCTTCGGCGTCGTAGCCGCCTTTCTTATGGCGATGATAAAAATTATCCTACAATCATTAGGACTAGTGTCGTAA
- a CDS encoding YhcN/YlaJ family sporulation lipoprotein gives MISTVAVTVTISCVLTLTATGCTKTAPPKQGATTKGTQTKDKRTDKKRATMKQTEKKLQAEKKHTAQKHTVQKYTVHNFSHDNLSNVAEQIVKQDKRVTDATAVVRGDDLYTALKVTNFNRLRMKQIREKAHSKLRAQFPDHEIHVTTDNKLFLELQRINTEAKKKRQPKKKDLMKKLQKIHDGMKG, from the coding sequence ATGATAAGCACTGTCGCGGTCACCGTTACAATCAGCTGTGTGCTGACGTTAACAGCAACCGGCTGCACCAAAACAGCGCCGCCGAAACAAGGCGCCACGACGAAAGGGACGCAAACAAAAGATAAGCGCACGGACAAAAAACGTGCGACTATGAAGCAAACGGAAAAGAAGCTGCAGGCGGAAAAGAAGCATACGGCACAGAAACATACCGTACAAAAGTATACGGTGCACAACTTTAGTCACGACAATTTGTCTAATGTGGCCGAACAAATCGTCAAACAGGACAAGCGCGTCACTGACGCCACCGCCGTCGTACGCGGTGATGACTTATACACGGCGCTCAAAGTAACGAATTTTAATCGTTTGCGCATGAAACAAATTCGCGAGAAGGCACACAGTAAGTTGCGCGCCCAATTTCCCGATCACGAGATTCACGTGACGACTGACAATAAATTATTCCTCGAACTACAGCGGATCAACACCGAAGCGAAAAAGAAACGCCAACCAAAAAAGAAGGACTTAATGAAAAAACTACAAAAAATTCACGATGGCATGAAAGGTTAA
- a CDS encoding GNAT family N-acetyltransferase, translated as MAEKKRGDVRIEGKKVVLRDVSESDIAALWYWHFECAEPEWMKWYTPFKKIEKSTKDEFFIEQTWDIAQSYKLVVPKKLAIEVDGQFIGIVRRYWIDQSTNWLNIGICIYDPHYWSGGYGSEAFRLWIGYLFAQMDIVRLGISTWSGNERMIKLAKKQGMQHEGRIRKARLVNGRYYDSVNMGILREEWEKLEEERGQ; from the coding sequence ATGGCTGAAAAAAAGCGAGGAGATGTACGTATAGAAGGAAAAAAAGTCGTGTTGCGAGACGTGAGTGAATCCGATATTGCAGCTTTGTGGTATTGGCATTTTGAATGCGCTGAGCCGGAGTGGATGAAATGGTACACGCCTTTTAAAAAGATAGAAAAAAGTACGAAGGACGAGTTTTTTATAGAGCAAACGTGGGATATTGCCCAATCGTACAAACTGGTGGTACCGAAAAAACTAGCGATTGAAGTGGATGGGCAGTTTATTGGGATCGTGCGCCGCTACTGGATTGACCAAAGTACGAACTGGTTAAACATCGGGATCTGTATTTACGACCCACACTACTGGAGCGGTGGATACGGTTCCGAGGCGTTTCGCCTGTGGATCGGCTATTTGTTTGCGCAAATGGATATCGTGCGGCTTGGCATTTCGACGTGGTCCGGTAATGAGCGGATGATCAAACTGGCGAAAAAGCAAGGCATGCAGCACGAAGGCCGCATTCGCAAAGCGCGCTTAGTGAATGGCCGCTACTACGATTCGGTCAATATGGGTATCCTGCGCGAAGAGTGGGAAAAATTGGAGGAAGAACGAGGTCAATGA
- a CDS encoding tetraprenyl-beta-curcumene synthase family protein: MPDQTPRSTFKLLFRMYRHVFPLVHEQLRFWRQKAEHINDPELRKQALASIKSKQFHCEGGSFYAAADLRHRHKLVPLIVAFQTISDYLDNLCDRSTSLDPTDFRQLHQAMLDAVDPEATCADYYKYRQEKDDSGYLRALVETCQQHIATLPHYGLVQEPIVRFVSLYSDLQVYKHIHPSAREQQLKDWWQAHAAQYPQLRWYEFAAATGSTLGVFMLFQVACEEGVSERRVQDITRAYFPWIAALHILLDYLIDQKEDEEGGDLNFCSYYFGTDDTIERLTYFREQSRKHLASLPDKAYHTMIVEGLLGLYLSDNKVREQPHVRDVSRAVMKKSRSLTMLLYVYSRLHRFAAFRTT; this comes from the coding sequence GTGCCAGATCAAACACCGCGTTCAACGTTTAAATTACTTTTCCGCATGTACCGCCACGTGTTTCCACTCGTGCACGAACAATTGCGCTTTTGGCGACAAAAGGCGGAGCACATTAACGACCCCGAATTGCGCAAGCAAGCGTTGGCGAGCATAAAAAGCAAACAATTTCATTGCGAAGGCGGTAGCTTTTACGCGGCCGCCGATTTGCGTCACCGCCACAAATTAGTGCCGCTCATCGTCGCCTTTCAGACGATCAGCGACTATTTGGATAACTTGTGTGACCGCAGTACGTCGCTCGATCCTACTGACTTTCGCCAATTGCACCAAGCGATGTTAGATGCCGTCGACCCTGAGGCGACGTGTGCCGATTACTATAAATACCGCCAGGAGAAAGACGATAGTGGCTATTTACGCGCACTCGTCGAGACGTGTCAGCAGCACATCGCGACGTTGCCGCATTACGGGCTCGTGCAGGAGCCGATCGTCCGTTTCGTCTCACTTTACTCGGATTTACAAGTGTATAAACATATCCACCCGAGTGCGCGTGAGCAACAGCTAAAAGACTGGTGGCAGGCGCACGCGGCGCAATATCCGCAACTGAGGTGGTACGAGTTTGCCGCAGCGACAGGATCGACCCTCGGTGTGTTTATGCTCTTTCAAGTCGCATGTGAAGAAGGTGTGAGTGAACGGCGGGTGCAGGACATAACCCGCGCTTACTTTCCGTGGATTGCCGCCTTGCATATTTTGTTAGACTACTTAATCGACCAAAAAGAAGATGAAGAGGGGGGCGATCTGAATTTTTGCTCGTACTACTTCGGGACGGATGATACGATCGAGCGCCTCACTTATTTCCGCGAGCAGTCACGCAAGCACCTCGCCTCCCTACCTGACAAGGCGTACCATACGATGATCGTTGAAGGGCTCTTAGGTTTGTACTTATCAGACAACAAAGTGCGCGAGCAGCCGCACGTGCGTGACGTTTCCCGCGCTGTCATGAAAAAATCGCGTTCTCTCACAATGTTGCTTTATGTGTACAGCCGTTTGCACCGGTTCGCAGCTTTTAGGACTACATAA
- a CDS encoding YraN family protein has protein sequence MDQRKQTGQRGERLARQYLEGKGWTILAMNWRTRLGELDIVAKSPEDAHVVFVEVRTRRSKAYGTAAESVDYRKQQKLRRLGLQYAQMHGLLNHPLRFDVIAVYIPSAAERPQVTHIVAAF, from the coding sequence GTGGATCAGCGGAAACAGACGGGGCAAAGAGGGGAACGGTTGGCCCGGCAATATTTAGAGGGAAAAGGTTGGACGATATTGGCGATGAATTGGCGTACGCGCCTCGGAGAACTTGACATCGTTGCCAAAAGCCCGGAAGATGCGCATGTCGTGTTTGTCGAAGTGCGTACGCGGCGCTCCAAGGCGTACGGTACCGCAGCAGAGTCGGTCGACTACCGCAAACAGCAGAAACTGCGCCGTCTCGGTCTCCAATACGCCCAAATGCACGGCCTCTTGAATCATCCGTTACGTTTCGACGTCATTGCGGTGTACATCCCGTCGGCTGCGGAACGTCCGCAAGTCACGCATATCGTCGCCGCGTTTTGA
- a CDS encoding ribonuclease HII, whose translation MRVQLTIREIKEQLAQGDVSREWIDALEADERRGVQQLLAQWERRQTREQTLRDQWHAMTTYERHYWRLGKTLLAGVDEVGRGPLAGPVVAAAVILPPDAYLPGLNDSKKLSASERERLYGEIVHVALDWQTAIVPVARIDEVNIYHATLEAMTAAVKSLRSEPQLLLNDAVHLKEIAIAQEKIVAGDARSISIAAASIVAKVTRDRLMAKLAETYEGYGFERNMGYGTAEHLQALRTNGPTPEHRRSFAPVKEVCRSK comes from the coding sequence ATGCGCGTTCAACTTACGATTCGCGAAATTAAAGAACAGTTAGCGCAAGGGGACGTGTCGCGCGAGTGGATCGACGCTCTCGAAGCCGATGAACGTCGCGGCGTCCAGCAGTTGTTGGCGCAGTGGGAACGTCGCCAAACGCGCGAGCAGACGCTACGAGATCAGTGGCACGCGATGACGACGTACGAACGACACTACTGGCGCTTAGGAAAGACGTTACTCGCCGGCGTCGACGAAGTCGGTCGCGGCCCGCTAGCAGGCCCAGTCGTCGCAGCTGCCGTCATTCTCCCCCCTGATGCATACCTTCCCGGGTTAAACGATTCAAAAAAACTTTCAGCTAGCGAGCGGGAGCGCCTGTACGGCGAAATCGTCCACGTGGCTCTCGACTGGCAAACGGCGATCGTGCCAGTTGCGCGCATTGACGAGGTCAACATTTACCACGCGACGCTCGAGGCGATGACAGCGGCCGTTAAATCGCTGCGCAGTGAGCCGCAGCTGTTGCTAAACGATGCGGTACACCTTAAGGAGATCGCCATCGCCCAAGAGAAAATTGTTGCTGGCGACGCGCGGAGTATCTCAATCGCCGCCGCTTCGATCGTGGCGAAAGTGACGCGTGATCGGTTAATGGCAAAACTCGCCGAGACGTACGAAGGGTACGGATTTGAACGGAATATGGGGTACGGGACTGCAGAACATTTGCAGGCGCTCCGCACAAACGGCCCGACACCGGAACACCGCCGGTCCTTCGCGCCGGTGAAGGAAGTGTGCCGCAGTAAGTAG
- the ylqF gene encoding ribosome biogenesis GTPase YlqF produces the protein MTTIQWFPGHMAKARREVEENLKRIDVVIELLDARLPLSSRNPMMHDILGDKPRVVVLNKRDLADEAVNREWVHYFRNDGVYVVPIDAQSGAGVRELPPLVATLMQRKWEALEAKGIRKQLARCMIVGIPNVGKSSLINRLARRSATKTGNKPGVTKAQQWIKVDKHIQLLDTPGILWPKFDDPVVGQRLAASGAIKSTIFAASEAAFYALTLLRNRYPDALQSRYRLSELPDDSGQLLEEIGKKRGCMRSGGTIDLEKASELLLHDLQTGKLGRISFEQPADWVADS, from the coding sequence ATGACGACGATTCAATGGTTTCCGGGCCATATGGCGAAAGCGCGGCGCGAAGTAGAAGAAAATTTAAAACGGATCGACGTCGTGATTGAATTGCTAGATGCGCGACTGCCGCTGTCGAGCCGCAATCCGATGATGCATGACATATTAGGGGACAAACCTCGCGTCGTCGTGCTGAATAAGCGCGACCTCGCAGACGAAGCGGTCAATCGGGAATGGGTGCACTATTTCCGTAACGACGGTGTATACGTCGTACCGATTGACGCGCAATCGGGTGCTGGCGTGCGCGAACTGCCACCGCTCGTTGCCACGCTAATGCAACGGAAATGGGAGGCGCTAGAGGCGAAAGGCATTCGCAAACAACTCGCCCGCTGTATGATCGTCGGAATCCCGAACGTCGGAAAGTCATCGCTCATTAACCGGCTAGCGCGGCGCAGTGCGACGAAAACGGGAAATAAGCCGGGGGTGACGAAGGCGCAGCAGTGGATTAAGGTGGACAAGCACATCCAACTACTCGATACGCCGGGTATTTTATGGCCAAAATTCGACGATCCGGTCGTCGGACAGCGGTTAGCGGCGAGTGGGGCGATTAAGTCGACGATCTTTGCCGCCAGTGAGGCCGCTTTTTATGCACTTACATTACTGCGTAACCGTTATCCCGACGCCTTGCAATCGCGTTACCGCCTGAGTGAACTTCCCGATGACAGCGGGCAACTGCTAGAAGAAATCGGGAAAAAACGCGGCTGTATGAGAAGTGGGGGTACAATTGATTTGGAAAAAGCATCCGAACTGTTACTGCACGATTTACAGACCGGCAAACTCGGGCGCATAAGCTTTGAGCAGCCCGCCGATTGGGTGGCGGACAGCTAA
- the lepB gene encoding signal peptidase I, producing MTAEGSRSADKANSERNELWEWTKAILIAIGLAVVIRMFLFEPYFVSGQSMEPNLESGEGLIVNKVIYKMREPERGEILVFHAPLGRDYIKRVIGVPGDTVEVRDDTLYVNGKKIAEPYIEKAKKQYREEEQKNSSGQTGRENTESNNNDELQETGGGVHYTENIGPISVPKGELFVLGDNRPGSEDSRAIGTIPLDKVVGRAEVVLWPLPQFRMLGDGS from the coding sequence ATGACTGCAGAAGGTTCCCGTTCGGCGGACAAGGCGAATTCAGAGCGGAACGAACTGTGGGAATGGACGAAGGCGATCTTGATCGCGATCGGATTGGCCGTCGTCATTCGGATGTTTTTATTTGAGCCGTATTTCGTATCCGGCCAGTCAATGGAGCCGAATCTCGAAAGCGGTGAAGGGCTCATCGTGAACAAGGTCATATATAAGATGCGGGAACCGGAGCGAGGGGAAATTCTCGTCTTTCACGCCCCACTAGGGCGGGATTACATTAAACGCGTCATCGGCGTCCCGGGTGACACTGTGGAAGTGCGTGACGATACGCTGTACGTGAACGGCAAAAAAATTGCCGAACCATACATAGAGAAAGCAAAAAAGCAGTACCGTGAAGAAGAACAAAAAAACAGTAGCGGCCAAACAGGAAGGGAAAACACAGAAAGTAACAACAATGACGAGTTGCAAGAAACGGGCGGTGGCGTTCACTATACAGAAAACATCGGACCGATTAGTGTGCCGAAAGGCGAGCTGTTCGTCCTCGGCGATAATCGGCCGGGAAGTGAAGACAGCCGCGCGATCGGAACGATCCCGCTAGACAAAGTGGTTGGACGGGCCGAGGTCGTGCTGTGGCCGCTACCTCAATTTCGCATGTTAGGTGATGGTTCATGA